A genome region from bacterium includes the following:
- the eno gene encoding phosphopyruvate hydratase, whose amino-acid sequence MGKITNIEAIELLDSRGNPTIGAKVELDGNVTAIALVPSGASTGEKEAVELRDEDKKRYLGKGVLKAVNSVNTEIKQRLIGMRSDDQRAVDMAMIELDGTANKARLGANAVLAVSMACARASALEHQLPLYKYLGGANACVLPVPCMNIINGGRHADNTVDFQEFMIAPHNAPSFKEAIRMGIETFHTLKGIIKARGYSTAVGDEGGFAPQLKTNEEAMELIMQAIEKAGYRPGEDISICLDPAASEMWEDGKYQFFKSDKSKISSDELISLWQQWADKYPIVLLEDGLAENDWQGWNRLTKLLGSKIELVGDDIFCTNASILQKGIDAGVANSVLIKLNQIGSVTETLDTIQLAQKNNYYYFISHRSGETEDTTIADLTVATAAGHIKTGSGCRSERIAKYNRFLWIEQELGNQAVFAGKRAFQNR is encoded by the coding sequence ATGGGAAAAATAACCAACATCGAAGCGATTGAGTTGCTGGATTCACGCGGCAATCCAACCATTGGCGCCAAAGTAGAGCTGGATGGAAACGTGACCGCCATCGCCTTGGTGCCTTCCGGCGCCAGCACCGGTGAAAAAGAGGCTGTGGAACTCAGAGATGAAGATAAAAAACGGTACCTTGGCAAAGGCGTGCTCAAGGCCGTCAACAGCGTCAACACAGAGATCAAACAGAGGCTGATCGGCATGCGTTCCGACGATCAACGTGCCGTAGACATGGCGATGATCGAACTGGATGGCACTGCGAACAAGGCAAGACTAGGCGCCAATGCCGTCCTTGCGGTCTCCATGGCTTGCGCCAGGGCCTCGGCGCTTGAGCATCAGCTGCCCCTCTATAAATACCTCGGAGGTGCCAATGCGTGCGTACTGCCGGTGCCCTGCATGAACATCATCAACGGCGGACGGCATGCGGACAACACGGTCGATTTCCAGGAGTTCATGATCGCGCCGCATAACGCGCCCTCTTTCAAAGAGGCCATTCGCATGGGCATCGAGACCTTTCATACGCTCAAGGGCATCATCAAAGCCAGAGGATACAGCACGGCGGTCGGAGACGAAGGCGGCTTTGCCCCACAGCTCAAAACAAATGAAGAAGCGATGGAACTGATCATGCAAGCCATCGAAAAAGCCGGATACAGACCGGGCGAAGACATCAGCATCTGTCTCGACCCTGCTGCCAGCGAAATGTGGGAGGACGGCAAATATCAATTTTTCAAATCAGACAAATCCAAGATTTCTTCGGACGAGCTTATCTCCCTGTGGCAACAGTGGGCAGACAAGTATCCCATCGTGCTTTTAGAGGATGGCTTGGCGGAAAATGACTGGCAAGGATGGAATCGCTTGACAAAACTGCTGGGCTCAAAGATTGAACTGGTCGGCGATGATATTTTTTGCACGAATGCCTCTATTCTACAAAAAGGAATAGATGCCGGCGTCGCCAACTCGGTGCTGATCAAATTAAATCAGATCGGCAGCGTCACCGAAACACTGGATACGATCCAATTGGCGCAAAAGAACAACTATTACTATTTTATATCCCATCGTTCCGGTGAAACCGAGGACACGACGATTGCAGATTTGACTGTCGCCACGGCCGCAGGCCATATCAAAACAGGGTCCGGCTGCCGCAGTGAACGCATCGCCAAGTATAACCGTTTTCTATGGATTGAACAGGAACTGGGAAATCAAGCGGTGTTTGCCGGTAAGAGGGCATTCCAAAACCGTTAG